CAGGCAAGACGAAGACCGATTTCGAAGGCAAGCGTCTCGCCTCGACCAAGGGCTCGACTTCGGAACTGGCGATCAAACTCAACAAGTCCGACCCGTTGACCTTCCAGGATACCGGATCTGCCTATCTCGCCGTTCAGCAGGGCAAGGCGCGCGGCCTCGTCGCCAACACCATGACGACGACGCTGCTCGTCAACGAATCCAAGACAAAGGGCAAGCAGATGCGCATGATCGACGACCCCATGCTGCTGGAACCGGTCGGTATCGGCATGCAAAAGGATCAGCCGGCGCTGACCGCAAAGATCAACGAGATCCTGCATAAGCTCGACAGTGCCGGCGAGATCAACAAGATTTGGGAGAAATGGCTTGGCCCGAACACCGAGTACAAAATGACCCGTACGGAGAAGGTAGTGCCGATCACCGAATTGAAGTTCGACCCGATACCCTGACCATAGGCCGCTTAGTCCGGCCAATCATCCATCCGAAAATTGTCGTCGATAACAGGCGGTGGGCACGCCCATCGCCAGCTTAACCATGGGAGGTTTCCGTGACCCACATCAAAGATATTGCCAACCGTCCGAGCAAGGCCGACGTCGACGCACTCGCCAAATTTTCGCCCGCAACGATCCACGAGGCCCAGGGCCGCCGCGGCGCGCTCTCCTCGCGGCTGAAACCCGTCGACTATCGCATGAAGCTTTGCGGTCCGGCTTTCACGGTGAAATGCGCGCCGCGCGACAACATCATGCTGCAGCTTGCGATCAACTACGCCAAACCCGGCGATATCATCGTCGTTTCCGCAGGCGAATATGAGGAAGCCGGCTCCTTCGGCGATGTCCTGGCCAACGCGTGCCTTGCCAAGGGTATCGGTGGGCTAGTGACCGATACTGGTGTACGGGACACGCTGCAGCTGAGAGAGCTCGGATTTCCGGTCTTCTCGCTCAGCGTCTGCATCAAGGGCACGGTCAAGGAGACGATCGCGGCGGTCAACGATCCGGTCATCGTCGGCGGAGAGATCATCAATCCCGGCGACATCGTCATCGGTGACGCTGATGGGCTGGTCATCGTCCGCCAGGGGGAGGCACAGGATGTCGCACGGTTCTCACAGGCTCGTGATGAAGCTGAGGCCGGCTACATCGAAGCCTATAAGCAAGGCAAGTCGGTCATCGAAGTCAGCAAGCTTGAGCCTGTGTTGAAGGCAAAAGGCCTAATCGGCAGCATTTGATGTTCTTTTGGTCTACATGCTTGCTATATCGCTGCGCAGATGGATCTCTGCAATTCAGGCGAAAGTCGTCCAGACGAAGGTTATATCACCGACATATGCGAGCTGTCTCGGGTCATACTTAGCTGGAGCGAAAGTCATAGTGCAGAGATTCTGATTTAGCCGCGAGGACAAAAGTTTAACGCTCAAACAATCGTATTGATGGTTCGAATCTCAAGAGCAGGGACCCCAATCAACACCTACTGTTCTCCAGTTTCATCGTCGGCAATTTTGCGCAAGAGATACAACAACGCGATGCGTTCCGCCGGATTGAGACGCAAGACAGTCTTTTCACTGATTAGGTAGGCTCGCGGATACATCTCTTGCAGCAAGGCCTCGCCTTTCGGCAGCAGGGAAATCACAACTTTGCGGCCATCGGCTTCGTCTTTCGAAAGGCTGACGAGACCGCGGACCTTCAGTCGATCGACGATACCACGGATGGTTGCCTGATCCACTGAGGTTGCCTTGACGAGTTCGACCTGTGAACTCGGACCCAGGTCATGCAGCGCGCACAAGGTCACAAACTGCACCGAGGTCAGGTCCGGATCGCTCGCGTTGGATTGGAAGATCGACAGATGGCGCTGATAGGCCTTGCGCAGAAGATGTCCGACCTGCTCCGTAACGTGGTAGCCATCCTGCGATGCTGGCGCTTCCGGTCGCTGTTGGTCGATGTCTTTCGCGGTCATTCTCGGCGTGGTCCATCATTTGTAGTGTCCTGCGGTGCCGCATGAAACACCACAGCGTGTTGCGGCGGTCAAGGCATGGCGCTCCGCGCGGTTCGCGCGGAGCGCCATGGTGGCTCATATCATCCGAAGTTATATTTCATTTCCTTAACGGCGATATCGCCATTGAGAACCATCGGCTCGTCGTCGAGGAACAGCGAACAATTACGCATCGGGATGTCCAGGTGGCAGGCGGTGTCGTTCGGGCCGCCGAGCTCGTTATTCGGGCCGGTGGAGAACATGACGTTGCCGTAGAAGGAACGGGCTTCCATGCCCATGCCGCCCGGGAACTCGCCGGGGACCATGCGGTGCCACTTGGCGTCCTGGTTGAGCCCCCAGCCGACATGGCTCATGCCCATGCCGCGCGGATCGTTGAAGCCGGCCATGTAGGATTTGACCAGCTCGGCATCGAGACCGCCGCGGATGTCAGTGATCCAGCCGTTCTCGATCGTATAGATGATCGGGTCGCGGACGTAGATGTTCTGCGGGAGCAGGATATCGCCGGGTGCAACGACGATCGTGCCGTCGACGCCGTCGTCGTCACCGCCGGTGAAGACGAAGCCGGATGGCCAGTGGTCCCAGCGGCCCGGCTCGTCCGTGCACGCATATTCGGTGACGGCGGGATAGGTGTTGAGTTTGTAGGTAACGTCGGTGCCATGCGGAGAGGTGATGCGCATGACCTTTGCCTTGGACAGGAGGTCTCCGGCGAATTCGACACGCTCGCGCAGTTCCTTGGTCGGCAGCATGCGGGCAAGGATTTCCGGCGGCTCGACAGCCGTCAGGATACGCGTGCCGGCTGCCTGGATCGCCATCTGCTCCGGGCTGAAGAGCAGGAAGATGCAGTCGATGAGCATGTCGGCTGCCTTGAGCGCTTCCACCGCTTCCGGCATGGATGCCAGTCCGGTCTGGCCAACGGCCCATGCACCTGCCGGCGGAACCGGAGGCAGACGCATGTGGTACATTTTCGCGCCAAGACGCATGCCCGCCGCCATGAAGGCGTCGGCGTAATCGAGGCGCTCGTTGCCCTGGGTGAGGACGATAAGTTTCTCGCCCTCGTGAACGCCCGACATCTTCAGCTGATGCAGGCAGATTTCCGTGAAACTGAATTGATCCATGCTCGTTCCCTTATTTTGCTTGAGGACTTATGTGCCTCGTACAGTTACGGACAGTCGGACTTGGCCCCAGACTGGACCTTGGCGATTTCTGCGATCGCCTCTTCCTTCGAGACGACATCGCCGTACTTGTTGTCGATGTCGAACAGGTTCGCATTGTGCGGATCGGGATGCCGGTCGCCGACGCAATCGCGAACGACGATCGCCCGGAAACCATATTGAACCGCGTCCACGGCGCTGGCGCGGATGCAGCCGCTGGTCGAGCATCCCGCCATGATGACGGTATCGATGCCCTGCGCATGCAGATGCGAAGCAAGGCTGGTTCCGAAGAATGCGCTTGCATACTGCTTGACGATGACCAGCTCGTTCTTGGCGGGCTCGACCTCGTCGCAGAACTCGGCGAGCACATTGCCTTCCACCATCGCCTTCATGACCGGCGACTTCTTCACCCACATGCCGCCATCCGCGCAGTTTTCCGCGAGATAGAGAATGCGCGTGTGAATGACCGGAATGCCGGCCTTGCGGGCGGCGTCGATCAGTGCGGGCGTCTTTGCCACCGCCTCGACAACACCAGGCGCGTAAAGCGGCGCGCCTTCGATCGTGTAGGCCTTGAGGAAGTCGATGACGACGAGCGCGGGCCGCTGGCCGAAGCCGATGCGGTTGCCCCAGACACCCTGATAATTCGCTTCGGCGCTCTGCATTGCGGCTCCTCCTCAGTAAGCGCCTGACAGAAGCGCGCCGGCACCCGGCGAAACCGCTTCCAGACCCAGCGACTTCAGCATGCAGTAGGTGGTTGCCACGGCGGCGGTGACCACCGGCTTGCCTGTCATGGCCTCGACCTTGGCGATAACGGGAAGCGAAGGCATCTGAACACAGGCCGACAGAACGACGACATCGACGTCGGTCAGGTCGAGCGTCTGCACAATCGCCGGCAGGTTTTCGGGATCGTGCCGCGCCACGTCGAGATTGTCGGGAATCTCCAGCGCCCGCCAATCCTTCACGTCGAAGCCTTCCTCGCGGATGTAGTTCACGACCAGTTCGGTCAGCGG
Above is a genomic segment from Rhizobium sp. CCGE531 containing:
- a CDS encoding ABC transporter substrate-binding protein encodes the protein MDWKCFTVTLALSGVAIALPAKADQLDTIMSAKTLRCATYADVPPFSSPDPKTREMVGFDVDLCRAIASELGVKAEIKPISVEARVPEVKLGRVDITVANLAYTLSRAEQIQFSDPYYIAKEMLIVPADDAGKTKTDFEGKRLASTKGSTSELAIKLNKSDPLTFQDTGSAYLAVQQGKARGLVANTMTTTLLVNESKTKGKQMRMIDDPMLLEPVGIGMQKDQPALTAKINEILHKLDSAGEINKIWEKWLGPNTEYKMTRTEKVVPITELKFDPIP
- a CDS encoding 4-carboxy-4-hydroxy-2-oxoadipate aldolase/oxaloacetate decarboxylase, yielding MTHIKDIANRPSKADVDALAKFSPATIHEAQGRRGALSSRLKPVDYRMKLCGPAFTVKCAPRDNIMLQLAINYAKPGDIIVVSAGEYEEAGSFGDVLANACLAKGIGGLVTDTGVRDTLQLRELGFPVFSLSVCIKGTVKETIAAVNDPVIVGGEIINPGDIVIGDADGLVIVRQGEAQDVARFSQARDEAEAGYIEAYKQGKSVIEVSKLEPVLKAKGLIGSI
- a CDS encoding MarR family winged helix-turn-helix transcriptional regulator; translated protein: MTAKDIDQQRPEAPASQDGYHVTEQVGHLLRKAYQRHLSIFQSNASDPDLTSVQFVTLCALHDLGPSSQVELVKATSVDQATIRGIVDRLKVRGLVSLSKDEADGRKVVISLLPKGEALLQEMYPRAYLISEKTVLRLNPAERIALLYLLRKIADDETGEQ
- a CDS encoding leucyl aminopeptidase, yielding MDQFSFTEICLHQLKMSGVHEGEKLIVLTQGNERLDYADAFMAAGMRLGAKMYHMRLPPVPPAGAWAVGQTGLASMPEAVEALKAADMLIDCIFLLFSPEQMAIQAAGTRILTAVEPPEILARMLPTKELRERVEFAGDLLSKAKVMRITSPHGTDVTYKLNTYPAVTEYACTDEPGRWDHWPSGFVFTGGDDDGVDGTIVVAPGDILLPQNIYVRDPIIYTIENGWITDIRGGLDAELVKSYMAGFNDPRGMGMSHVGWGLNQDAKWHRMVPGEFPGGMGMEARSFYGNVMFSTGPNNELGGPNDTACHLDIPMRNCSLFLDDEPMVLNGDIAVKEMKYNFG
- a CDS encoding N-carbamoylsarcosine amidohydrolase, whose translation is MQSAEANYQGVWGNRIGFGQRPALVVIDFLKAYTIEGAPLYAPGVVEAVAKTPALIDAARKAGIPVIHTRILYLAENCADGGMWVKKSPVMKAMVEGNVLAEFCDEVEPAKNELVIVKQYASAFFGTSLASHLHAQGIDTVIMAGCSTSGCIRASAVDAVQYGFRAIVVRDCVGDRHPDPHNANLFDIDNKYGDVVSKEEAIAEIAKVQSGAKSDCP